A section of the Enterococcus montenegrensis genome encodes:
- the hemW gene encoding radical SAM family heme chaperone HemW encodes MQQMKKPKDAAISAYIHIPFCEHICYYCDFNKVFLEGQPVDEYIACLLKEMKLTLEKNPIKKSPTLYVGGGTPTSLSAGQLDTLLRGINDLFPMETVTEFTVEANPGDLTLDKLQVMKDHSVNRLSMGVQTFDDVLLKKIGRKHTAKDVYDTMDFLEKADFQNVSIDLIYALPGQTLASFRDTLKRAIELDLPHYSLYSLILENKTMFMNWVRQGRLEMPDQEIEGQMFEETMLAMHDTGKFQYEISNFAKPGFESQHNLVYWNNEHYFGFGAGASGYLGKTRYKNFGPIQHYLKPLKNDQLPIYETEELSRNNQMEEEMFLGLRKKAGISKAHFAEKFGQELTAVYGNVLADLVSKQWLLETKDNVRLTEKGLLIGNEIFEKFLLD; translated from the coding sequence ATGCAACAAATGAAAAAACCAAAAGACGCGGCAATATCAGCCTATATCCACATTCCCTTTTGTGAACATATCTGTTATTATTGCGACTTTAATAAGGTCTTTTTAGAAGGGCAGCCTGTCGATGAATACATCGCTTGTCTTTTAAAAGAAATGAAACTTACGCTAGAAAAAAATCCCATAAAAAAAAGTCCAACTTTATACGTTGGAGGTGGAACACCAACTTCACTTTCAGCTGGCCAACTAGATACCCTTTTAAGGGGAATTAATGATCTTTTCCCAATGGAGACTGTTACCGAATTTACCGTGGAAGCAAATCCTGGTGATTTGACTTTAGACAAATTACAAGTGATGAAAGATCACAGTGTGAACCGTCTTTCCATGGGCGTACAAACATTTGACGATGTTTTGCTAAAAAAGATTGGACGTAAACATACAGCTAAAGACGTCTATGACACAATGGACTTCTTAGAAAAAGCAGATTTTCAAAATGTTTCGATTGATTTGATTTATGCGCTTCCGGGTCAAACATTAGCAAGTTTTCGCGATACCTTAAAACGGGCAATTGAATTAGATTTACCCCATTACTCGTTGTATTCCTTGATTTTAGAAAACAAGACGATGTTTATGAACTGGGTGAGACAAGGGCGCTTGGAGATGCCGGATCAAGAAATTGAAGGTCAGATGTTTGAAGAAACGATGTTAGCTATGCATGATACCGGAAAATTTCAGTATGAAATTAGTAATTTTGCTAAGCCAGGATTTGAATCCCAACATAATTTAGTTTATTGGAATAATGAACACTACTTTGGTTTTGGCGCTGGAGCAAGTGGCTATCTAGGAAAAACGCGTTATAAAAATTTTGGTCCAATTCAACACTATTTAAAACCATTGAAAAACGATCAACTTCCTATTTATGAAACAGAAGAGTTAAGTCGCAATAACCAAATGGAAGAAGAAATGTTTTTGGGATTACGTAAAAAAGCTGGTATTTCTAAAGCTCATTTTGCAGAAAAATTTGGGCAAGAGCTGACGGCTGTTTACGGAAATGTTTTGGCAGATTTGGTAAGCAAACAATGGTTGCTTGAAACAAAGGACAATGTCAGACTCACTGAAAAAGGGTTATTGATTGGAAATGAAATTTTTGAGAAGTTTTTATTAGATTGA